The following proteins come from a genomic window of Lineus longissimus chromosome 18, tnLinLong1.2, whole genome shotgun sequence:
- the LOC135502259 gene encoding uncharacterized protein LOC135502259 has product MEEKSDELVLVKAEEDSESNDSTQGSEEVSNDLDQSGSSIQGSEGVKDYLSQSDSSHQGSETGKYNKIKDENANIKTLLGKRPARLPGLPDGLLSEDNKGIKKHCDNSNKPDVSGLPVISDVWSEKNPTELSGLFGNHSNNKPDKHKVEKEWQETFKLSELPDPSVLFGNLDEKVFKKPTKPAPIPLAKVLWRPPVLTGENSLDEKLLPGTGPVAQSVTSGGFKPPSPLGNAPCSFLKYDSFNTCGGSVICMNQTGKPDSNPALPHAQSSNPAVASKQGAGQKLPVGMPQSHAAHQVQKKVLKKLDKPEKSHINRVIKHASAPARSSSTRPKSTSAQPRNTNPRPRNTPSQPRPANTPRKQQAKQEKRDVPMVVPPIEHGMDPPQQFEFTLGSHYTGGNTFCARKVDAPANQMIVPHDFIKGLMKTTRASHIDPAVDIVTRNDIKRFLSVPERRTFLCSYSEPKMEPLPSSVAPHSAIKALLCSRSPMSPGVPSPSELRVAWAAMQSRSSSSTSSSVADAKFETQSSPSPRSLPSPGKDPKSGSKPTSPSFAEKIAEFKAEIPLKKTDTSGSTRTNLSQPSASGAHHRNTIETDVMMSTGIDEKRKSWLNSDSLLPPNMPLFLNTSEKKDASLVPKPSSDYVCSSPRTESVASSSSLQHGAPLQVEAGSHLPPNYPSSLESPGKQSMKSPQSVGSPRKMAERPMVSPEVLQPMLTNIGCLLPPGMPWQLESPEKRPIAPSALAMELPRAMSIDPQLPPNMPWSFSSVQTSRNLQYNIQLPNTMKRNVINPAPPNFPKPFVPIMMPASPEIPRMKQTSHPSATVTRPAEKSQPSDISPSRSKDDGYSTSSSLQESPDNRIIMLAKTNCQSSPSGARKATPQVTPHICYSPKKRRFIPLTPEQQRPCEAEIRGFYNMAPHVTGHVPIPQGLETLPSPHHSPLRRNFELAEPVRQIPYDRESLLTPIGSPYRRTFEPSEPAYNVQLLGITPLPLAGGVLAPNPGNGARAGDFHAMTTSGTDGRIVCAADSTEEGSDQPLNLVVTKPRVESELKELPKPRYEQRAVDLRLSPCESAIDLRVNKHESEVVRYRTQYHHETYQNIGGSSHEPTVRFDSKVHVDASRGHLEPSGNELEVAKDSGVDVVNHFLQSMHSIRYKGETSAQNSTRESENGAVKENMTAPTLNQGDSQDYELVQHQDSTAAAGETDTEGKSQDEKQDRQNGTVLTEHFDSKNTEVTLVESDNLDYEVSALTEVDLDMSKGRSHGDSVSTVASDCHFCTVPGQDETSLAGGLTVCPPSDIENVQHGNDADMTEGSLNGSSTSTILLTTCPCSEYSCSCSNGSENSKILSQTKSESQVAKNASINGVTVLTHVENLLHMGPNNKHQASENNAADSPCQKRPGSILGHFDQETDMTYNVKVLATFSVDSREDDDRCKTKLRQCGMDSISAVDVELGSESEERTSQNSQGQLPDSSIDSEMEFEVAAEWCVNPEQDHPKMTEESSTDQPTLNMEAAVDPLPTSRGSVEPVADVQHQQSRLAPFISSLIQSMKEPNSVRVKSLGSWGDQNSEKEGRNILGKRHRASSPVVTTSLHTQDKASKIRKVESSAQEGIQEEFTKFRTKKKMKKTGDDFDKEGAGYSTKFETGNSVDGTSSSDDSNLVIDESLVPSGDDSNHGNRNHSNDTPQADSDHGNSNHGKDTAQAVSDNLFLLAAVSTEYCKSQQQPISENEQNKQEKNAFSQNKQLSQIKVKQEFSNVQVVEIGGERGLYSCRRKVDAAPEYKFKQFYGFNTNKQQERQKSKRYRAVSAGGGRQLLPEWIEQQVDLGDIPGLQWVDRREKIVRIPWRHSRSTSWKHDDCMLFERWAIHTCKHVPGDAPNPKRWKTNFRCALNLYAVRMDHGKDYCCYKLYETAISGTNNNNRRDKKTCYKTPHSGTRLKNRSGLDEVLNNVTPQIPTVIFDLEEKERVKFKMPVYPVKGPVDEDAGSHSNSDNDDGYNAGAIFKNMKDKPPIESTLVKKELDSSNHGNGNGEIHLHDQPKPPEVSLVSRKQDTDNNEGYYGNKCTPPVAKGSHLLFPRKPDLSPRTEESIADVAVDSYDDSNSAPLNLSLKK; this is encoded by the exons ATGGAGGAAAAATCAGATGAACTTGTTTTAGTGAAGGCTGAGGAGGACAGCGAATCAAATGACAGTACTCAGGGGTCAGAAGAGGTCAGCAATGACCTTGACCAATCCGGTTCCAGTATCCAGGGGTCAGAAGGGGTCAAAGACTACCTTAGCCAATCAGACTCCAGTCACCAGGGGTCAGAAACAGGGAAGTATAACAAAATCAAGGATGAAAATGCCAATATCAAAACCCTTCTTGGTAAACGTCCTGCCCGGCTTCCTGGGTTGCCTGATGGCCTGCTAAGTGAGGACAACAAGGGCATTAAAAAGCACTGTGATAATTCAAACAAGCCGGATGTATCCGGTTTGCCTGTTATTAGTGATGTTTGGTCGGAAAAAAATCCGACAGAGTTGTCAGGTTTGTTTGGTAACCATAGTAACAACAAGCCAGACAAACACAAGGTTGAAAAGGAGTGGCaagaaactttcaaactttccgAGTTGCCCGATCCTTCAGTATTGTTTGGCAATTTGGATGAAAAGGTTTTCAAAAAGCCAACGAAACCAGCTCCGATTCCGTTAGCAAAAGTCTTATGGAGACCGCCTGTTCTTACTGGAGAAAATAGCTTGGACGAAAAGCTCTTGCCTGGTACAGGGCCTGTGGCTCAGAGTGTTACATCTGGTGGATTTAAACCACCGTCACCGTTGGGGAACGCACCATGTTCGTTCTTGAAATACGACAGCTTTAATACCTGTGGTGGTAGTGTAATCTGCATGAACCAAACCGGGAAACCAGACAGCAACCCAGCACTGCCACATGCTCAATCGTCAAATCCTGCAGTAGCCAGCAAACAAGGAGCAGGGCAGAAACTACCTGTGGGCATGCCTCAGTCGCACGCTGCTCATCAAGTTCAGAAAAAAGTGCTGAAAAAACTTGATAAGCCAGAAAAATCGCACATAAATCGAGTTATAAAACATGCGTCTGCTCCAGCAAGAAGCTCATCCACTCGCCCAAAAAGCACGTCTGCACAACCAAGAAATACCAACCCTCGGCCTAGGAATACTCCCTCTCAACCTCGACCTGCGAATACTCCACGGAAACAGCAAGCCAAACAGGAGAAACGTGATGTTCCGATGGTGGTGCCACCTATTGAGCACGGCATGGATCCACCTCAACAGTTTGAATTCACACTTGGTTCTCACTACACAGGCGGGAATACGTTTTGTGCGAGAAAAGTCGATGCGCCAGCGAATCAGATGATTGTACCGCACGACTTTATCAAAGGCCTCATGAAGACTACCCGGGCATCGCATATTGATCCAGCAGTTGATATTGTGACCCGTAACGATATCAAACGATTCCTGAGCGTACCTGAGAGGAGAACTTTCTTGTGTTCATACAGTGAGCCAAAGATGGAGCCACTGCCTTCATCGGTAGCGCCACATTCTGCTATCAAGGCGCTGTTGTGTAGCAGATCTCCTATGAGCCCAGGTGTACCATCGCCATCCGAGTTGAGAGTGGCGTGGGCCGCCATGCAGTCAAGGTCGTCAAGTTCCACGTCATCATCGGTGGCAGATGCCAAGTTTGAAACGCAATCATCGCCTTCACCGCGATCATTGCCTTCTCCCGGAAAGGATCCCAAGAGTGGCTCCAAACCGACATCACCAAGTTTTGCTGAAAAAATCGCTGAATTCAAAGCTGAGATCCCGTTGAAAAAGACTGACACTAGCGGTAGTACACGAACGAACCTTTCACAACCATCGGCAAGTGGTGCACACCACCGAAATACAATTGAAACAGATGTCATGATGTCGACAGGGATTGATGAAAAACGTAAATCATGGCTAAATTCTGACTCCTTACTTCCACCTAATATGCCTCTGTTTTTGAATACTTCTGAGAAGAAAGACGCTTCGCTTGTGCCGAAACCTTCATCAGATTATGTCTGTAGTTCGCCTCGAACAGAGTCCGTCGCCAGTTCAAGTTCATTACAACATGGTGCACCATTGCAAGTCGAGGCTGGGTCCCACCTGCCACCAAACTACCCATCGAGTTTAGAGTCGCCTGGGAAACAAAGTATGAAGTCACCTCAAAGTGTTGGCAGTCCAAGAAAGATGGCTGAACGACCAATGGTGTCACCTGAGGTCCTTCAACCCATGTTAACCAATATTGGCTGCCTTCTTCCTCCAGGAATGCCATGGCAACTGGAGAGCCCGGAAAAGAGACCAATCGCGCCGTCTGCCTTGGCCATGGAGCTGCCCAGAGCGATGTCGATAGATCCTCAGCTTCCACCAAATATGCCATGGTCATTCAGCTCGGTTCAGACTTCAAGAAACTTGCAGTATAATATCCAGCTTCCCAATACAATGAAAAGAAATGTCATTAACCCTGCGCCGCCTAACTTCCCAAAGCCGTTTGTTCCCATAATGATGCCAGCCTCTCCAGAGATCCCAAGGATGAAGCAGACGTCACATCCGTCTGCCACGGTTACACGTCCGGCTGAAAAATCCCAACCCTCGGATATCTCGCCCTCCAGAAGCAAGGATGATGGGTACAGTACGTCAAGTAGTTTACAGGAATCACCTGACAACAGAATCATCATGCTGGCAAAAACTAATTGTCAGAGTTCACCAAGCGGGGCAAGAAAGGCCACTCCCCAGGTGACGCCACACATCTGCTACTCACCCAAGAAGAGGAGATTCATACCCTTGACCCCTGAGCAGCAACGACCATGTGAGGCTGAAATTCGTGGTTTCTACAACATGGCTCCCCATGTTACTGGCCATGTACCCATTCCTCAGGGTCTCGAGACATTACCTTCACCTCATCACTCTCCCTTGAGGAGAAACTTCGAACTAGCAGAACCAGTGAGGCAAATACCATATGATCGCGAGTCGCTTTTAACGCCAATAGGCTCCCCCTACAGGAGGACATTCGAACCATCAGAGCCTGCATACAATGTTCAATTATTGGGTATCACTCCGCTGCCATTAGCTGGGGGAGTGTTGGCCCCTAACCCAGGGAACGGGGCCCGCGCTGGAGACTTCCACGCTATGACTACCTCTGGTACAGATGGTCGTATCGTCTGTGCTGCAGACTCAACAGAGGAAGGAAGTGACCAGCCGCTGAATCTTGTGGTCACTAAGCCTCGAGTTGAATCTGAACTCAAAGAATTGCCAAAACCGCGTTATGAACAACGTGCTGTGGACTTGCGTCTATCGCCGTGCGAATCTGCCATAGACTTGCGTGTCAATAAACATGAATCTGAGGTTGTTAGGTATCGGACCCAATACCACCATGAAACTTACCAGAATATTGGTGGGTCGAGTCACGAGCCTACTGTTCGTTTTGATAGTAAAGTACATGTGGATGCGAGCAGGGGTCACCTCGAACCATCAGGGAATGAACTTGAGGTGGCTAAAGACTCGGGCGTTGACGTCGTCAATCATTTTCTCCAGTCGATGCACAGTATTCGTTACAAGGGTGAGACAAGTGCACAGAATTCGACGCGTGAATCGGAAAATGGCGCAGTCAAAGAAAATATGACTGCCCCTACATTGAATCAGGGAGACTCTCAGGACTATGAACTCGTTCAACATCAGGATAGTACAGCTGCTGCTGGTGAAACTGACACAGAAGGAAAATCACAAGATGAAAAACAGGACAGACAAAATGGAACGGTATTGACTGAACATTTTGATTCAAAGAATACAGAAGTTACTCTCGTAGAAAGTGACAACTTGGATTATGAAGTTTCTGCGCTAACTGAAGTTGACCTTGATATGAGTAAAGGTCGTAGCCATGGTGACAGTGTATCAACTGTTGCTTCTGATTGCCACTTTTGCACTGTCCCAGGACAAGATGAAACCAGTTTAGCTGGGGGCCTGACCGTCTGCCCACCTTCAGATATTGAGAACGTGCAACATGGCAATGATGCTGATATGACGGAGGGATCTCTGAACGGGTCTAGCACCTCAACCATTTTACTTACAACTTGCCCCTGTTCAGAATACTCCTGTTCCTGTTCAAATGGatcagaaaattcaaaaatcttGAGCCAAACAAAATCAGAAAGTCAGGTGGCAAAAAACGCTTCAATTAATGGTGTCACGGTACTTACACATGTAGAAAACTTACTCCATATGGGACCCAACAACAAACACCAAGCCTCAGAAAATAATGCTGCCGATTCACCGTGCCAGAAAAGACCTGGCAGTATCCTTGGACACTTTGATCAAGAAACTGACATGACGTACAATGTGAAGGTTCTCGCCACTTTTTCAGTCGACTCTCGGGAAGATGATGACCGATGTAAAACGAAATTGCGACAGTGTGGCATGGACTCCATTTCAGCAGTCGATGTGGAGTTAGGTTCTGAATCTGAAGAACGAACCAGTCAGAATTCACAAGGTCAACTGCCTGACTCCAGCATCGACTCTGAGATGGAGTTTGAAGTTGCAGCCGAATGGTGCGTTAATCCTGAACAAGATCATCCTAAGATGACTGAAGAAAGTTCCACTGACCAACCAACGCTCAACATGGAAGCTGCTGTTGACCCATTGCCGACGTCTCGGGGTTCGGTAGAACCTGTGGCCGATGTTCAACATCAGCAGTCGAGGCTTGCACCATTTATCAGTTCACTCATTCAAAGCATGAAAGAACCCAATTCTGTGAGAGTTAAGAGTCTGGGAAGTTGGGGTGATCAGAATTCCGAAAAAGAGGGCAGAAATATTTTGGGAAAGCGTCACAGGGCCAGTTCTCCAGTTGTAACGACCTCTTTACATACTCAGGACAAAGCTAGCAAGATTCGGAAGGTGGAAAGCTCTGCTCAGGAAGGCATTCAGGAGGAATTCACAAAGTTTAGGACaaaaaaaaaaatgaagaaaactggGGATGATTTTGATAAGGAAGGGGCAGGATACTCTACGAAGTTTGAAACAGGCAATTCAGTGGATGGAACATCTAGCAGCGATGACAGCAATCTGGTCATAGATGAATCGTTGGTACCATCTGGTGATGACAGTAATCATGGCAACAGGAACCACAGCAATGACACACCACAGGCAGACAGTGACCATGGCAACAGTAACCATGGCAAAGACACTGCACAGGCTGTCAGCGATAACCTTTTCCTTCTTGCTGCTGTTTCCACTGAATACTGCAAGTCCCAACAACAACCAATTtctgaaaatgaacaaaataagCAGGAAAAGAATGCGTTTTCTCAGAATAAACAACTTTCTCAGATCAAAGTTAAACAAGAATTTTCCAATGTGCAAGTCGTAGAGATTGGTGGAGAACGTGGATTGTATTCATGTCGTAGAAAGGTAGATGCTGCTCCAGAATACAAGTTCAAGCAATTCTACGGATTTAATACGAATAAACAACAAGAACGTCAGAAATCCAAGCGATATCGTGCAGTGTCTGCTGGGGGTGGGCGACAGCTGTTACCAGAATGGATCGAGCAGCAGGTTGACCTAGGTGACATCCCTGGTTTGCAGTGGGTCGATAGAAGGGAGAAGATTGTAAGGATTCCTTGGCGACATAGTCGCTCTACCTCCTGGAAGCATGATGACTGTATGCTGTTTGAACGATGGGCGAttcatacat GTAAACATGTGCCTGGTGACGCCCCAAACCCAAAAAGATGGAAGACAAACTTTCGCTGCGCCTTGAATCTGTACGCTGTACGCATGGACCACGGCAAGGACTACTGCTGCTACAAACTCTACGAGACAGCCATTTCaggaaccaacaacaacaaccgcAGAGACAAAAAAACGTGTTACAAAACTCCTCACTCTGGGACGAGGTTGAAAAATAGATCCGGCCTCGATGAAGTATTGAACAATGTTACGCCGCAGATTCCAACCGTTATTTTCGACTTGGAAGAAAAGGAGCGGGTTAAGTTCAAAATGCCTGTATACCCTGTGAAAGGTCCTGTTGACGAGGACGCTGGTAGCCATAGCAacagtgataatgatgatggatATAACGCTGGGGCCATTTTTAAGAACATGAAAGATAAACCCCCAATCGAGTCCACTTTAGTTAAAAAGGAACTTGACtccagtaaccatggtaacggtAATGGTGAGATCCATTTGCATGACCAACCTAAACCACCTGAAGTGAGTTTGGTTTCTAGGAAACAAGACACCGACAACAATGAAGGTTACTATGGCAACAAGTGCACACCACCTGTTGCCAAAGGTTCTCACCTGTTGTTTCCTAGGAAACCAGACTTGTCGCCAAGGACTGAAGAATCAATAGCAGATGTTGCTGTGGATTCTTACGATGATTCTAATTCTGCTCCTCTGAACTTGAGCCTCAAGAAGTAA